A DNA window from Nitrospirota bacterium contains the following coding sequences:
- a CDS encoding diguanylate cyclase, which yields MATPSALSPLCIIEDDAGYRKQVRDILSTEGLATEFFSDPEAALEWLRGRSGIIIIADLIMPGMPGVQFLQEARQTDPLGQVIVTARNVSVELLVRALRVGVGDVLLKPFGPNELILTVRRCLRRRESIEKDRVLRSHLDLLERTRSLTALLEPDQLYRRAAEVASQIVACDFTAVTAGNAEGMEIAGASGLDPDMQKTMAAAAAASPPPSLAPPEKRAVTLAGRRFKCVSVLLYGAAHRFHALWVGRASGEFTSEDLLRIVFLRDQIAFAAENAERFKDVQALSFVDDLTGLHNDRYLNTVIDREIPRSQANGLEFGLLFIDIDRFKSVVDAHGHLAARKVLIELGRVLKAALRESDVMVHYGGDEFTALLTGTGRDNSIRVAERLRERVASHEFLARERLSLRTSVSIGVACFPSDGTTKQTLLDYADKAMFKAKSRGRNMVYLASELTAE from the coding sequence GTGGCCACTCCATCCGCCCTCTCTCCGCTCTGCATCATCGAAGACGACGCAGGCTATCGGAAACAGGTCCGTGACATTCTGTCCACCGAAGGGCTGGCCACCGAGTTTTTCTCCGACCCGGAGGCCGCACTCGAATGGCTGCGTGGGCGCTCCGGGATCATCATCATCGCCGACCTCATCATGCCGGGCATGCCCGGCGTTCAATTCCTGCAGGAGGCGCGGCAGACCGACCCGCTCGGCCAGGTGATCGTGACCGCGCGCAACGTCTCGGTCGAACTGCTCGTCCGTGCTCTGAGGGTCGGGGTAGGCGACGTCCTTCTGAAACCCTTCGGACCGAATGAATTGATCCTGACGGTGCGGCGATGCCTCCGGCGCCGCGAATCCATCGAGAAGGACCGTGTTCTGCGGAGCCATCTGGACCTCCTGGAGAGGACGCGGAGCCTGACCGCGCTGTTGGAACCGGATCAGCTCTATCGCCGGGCCGCGGAAGTCGCGAGCCAGATCGTGGCCTGCGATTTCACAGCCGTTACGGCAGGCAATGCCGAAGGCATGGAAATCGCGGGGGCGAGCGGACTCGACCCGGACATGCAGAAAACGATGGCTGCGGCCGCCGCCGCTTCCCCCCCCCCGTCACTCGCGCCCCCGGAAAAACGCGCGGTCACGCTCGCGGGTCGCCGATTCAAGTGCGTCAGCGTGCTGCTCTATGGCGCCGCCCATCGGTTTCACGCCCTCTGGGTGGGTCGCGCGTCGGGCGAATTCACGTCGGAGGATCTGCTCCGCATCGTCTTCCTGCGGGACCAGATCGCCTTCGCGGCGGAGAACGCGGAGCGTTTCAAGGATGTCCAGGCCTTGAGTTTCGTCGACGACCTCACGGGCTTGCACAACGACCGGTACCTGAATACGGTGATCGACCGTGAGATTCCCCGCTCACAGGCGAACGGGCTGGAATTCGGGCTTCTCTTTATCGATATCGACCGGTTCAAGTCCGTGGTCGATGCTCACGGCCACCTCGCCGCGCGAAAAGTGCTCATTGAGCTGGGCCGGGTGCTCAAGGCCGCGCTCCGCGAATCGGACGTGATGGTTCACTACGGAGGCGACGAATTCACCGCCCTGCTCACGGGGACGGGCCGGGATAACTCCATCCGCGTGGCCGAACGCCTCCGGGAGCGCGTCGCGTCCCATGAGTTCCTTGCGCGTGAACGGCTATCCCTGCGGACTTCCGTCTCCATCGGCGTGGCGTGTTTTCCTTCGGACGGGACGACGAAACAGACGCTTCTCGATTACGCCGACAAAGCCATGTTCAAAGCCAAGTCCCGCGGCCGGAACATGGTGTATCTTGCGTCCGAACTCACCGCGGAATAA
- a CDS encoding response regulator has protein sequence MYKILVVDDSAATRSALTSAIERLDASTVVASPNAYEALKLLPRERFDLIITDINMPDINGLELIHYIRANPLYKSTPVFVVSTEGAERDRRKGLELGANEYVVKPFDPDELLALVKKYLTA, from the coding sequence GTGTACAAGATCCTCGTTGTGGATGACTCTGCCGCTACGCGATCCGCCCTGACTTCCGCCATCGAAAGGCTCGACGCTTCCACCGTGGTGGCCTCGCCGAACGCCTACGAGGCACTCAAGCTTCTTCCGCGGGAGCGGTTCGATCTCATCATCACGGACATCAACATGCCGGACATTAACGGGCTCGAACTGATTCACTACATCCGGGCCAACCCTCTCTACAAGTCCACTCCCGTTTTCGTCGTTTCCACCGAGGGCGCGGAACGCGACCGCCGGAAGGGTCTGGAACTGGGCGCGAACGAATACGTGGTGAAACCGTTCGATCCGGACGAGCTCCTCGCCCTGGTGAAGAAGTACCTCACCGCCTGA
- a CDS encoding chemotaxis protein CheA — protein sequence MPRDPSDKALLDFIAEAEELLESLEQDILLLDETAQEGELSREVLNRIFRSAHTLKGVSGMYGFDRMSRLGHVMEEIFDALRMDRIVYSGDLKTPLLGALQVFKEVIKRRSDEDKDLEPRFADWHDRLSAAVHSPPPAEVAPAPGASPPKSAADDIQIDPEILKVLTEYEEHVLKKHIKANRAIYKVHCAFPIDAFDKGLEKVTEQLKSVADVISVLPSTSTGDENKLEFDILVATDRLQHTLLSAIDPQFRLEDFILPRKSEPAAVAKPRAAAPVLPPAPAPAPAPHPAALEERGETKVESVSLKSVAETVRVDIHRLDQLMNIVGELILYKTMLNQASTEISVRWEALAKEIAERFNLGPSSHEVLARSMAKALPPTFVKANKELDRRLKELQNRMMEVRLVPLKQVFSRLMREIRKLRDQLNKQIDVRMEGEETELDKLLVEELVDPLMHLVRNAVDHGIPSRGTVSLKASQIGNHVVVEVADDGSGIDPAKVLKVALERKMPRGLELKAELDRLAAAETAKGQAQESVWRNLLQDKKSEIFSFLFEPGFSTKTEVSTLSGRGVGLDVVKRNISRHSGIIEVKSEVGQGSTFTITLPITLAIIQVLLVQVENHQFAISLSSVLETRELPTADIRTIERKEVMQLRERTLPLVRVRSFLGLNGTVPEKQFVVVVGYGEKVMGLIVDELHGQQDVVIKSLGRLLRGIRGFAGAADLGSKTILVLDVGHIISTSYRM from the coding sequence GTGCCTCGCGACCCCTCCGACAAAGCCCTCCTCGATTTCATCGCGGAGGCTGAAGAACTGCTCGAATCCCTGGAGCAGGACATCCTTCTCCTTGATGAAACCGCCCAGGAAGGTGAACTTTCCCGGGAGGTTCTAAACCGGATTTTCCGCTCCGCCCATACGCTGAAGGGGGTGTCGGGCATGTATGGGTTCGATCGCATGAGCCGGCTCGGGCATGTCATGGAGGAAATCTTCGACGCACTGCGCATGGACCGTATCGTCTACTCCGGAGATTTGAAAACCCCCTTGCTCGGCGCGCTTCAGGTGTTCAAGGAGGTCATCAAGCGGAGAAGCGATGAGGACAAGGACTTGGAACCCCGGTTCGCGGATTGGCACGACCGGCTCAGCGCGGCGGTCCATTCGCCGCCTCCCGCCGAGGTGGCCCCCGCTCCCGGCGCGTCGCCGCCGAAGTCTGCGGCGGACGATATTCAGATCGATCCGGAAATTCTCAAGGTCCTGACGGAATACGAGGAGCACGTCCTCAAGAAACACATCAAGGCGAACCGTGCGATCTACAAGGTCCATTGCGCCTTCCCGATTGACGCGTTTGACAAGGGGCTCGAAAAAGTTACGGAGCAGCTCAAGTCGGTGGCGGATGTGATCAGCGTTCTCCCCAGCACCAGCACGGGGGACGAAAACAAACTGGAGTTCGACATCCTTGTGGCTACGGACCGGCTCCAGCACACGCTCCTCAGCGCCATCGATCCCCAGTTCAGGCTCGAAGATTTCATCCTGCCGAGGAAGTCGGAGCCGGCGGCGGTGGCAAAACCCCGGGCCGCGGCCCCGGTCCTTCCCCCCGCGCCCGCTCCGGCGCCGGCGCCGCATCCCGCCGCGCTGGAGGAGCGGGGCGAGACGAAGGTCGAATCCGTCAGCCTGAAGAGCGTGGCCGAAACGGTCCGCGTGGACATTCATCGCCTCGACCAGCTCATGAACATTGTGGGGGAGCTGATCCTGTATAAGACGATGCTCAACCAGGCTTCCACGGAAATTTCCGTCCGGTGGGAGGCGCTGGCCAAGGAGATTGCGGAGAGGTTCAATCTCGGCCCCTCCTCCCATGAAGTTCTCGCCCGCTCGATGGCCAAGGCCCTCCCTCCGACCTTTGTGAAGGCGAACAAGGAACTGGACCGGCGGCTGAAAGAGCTTCAGAACCGCATGATGGAAGTGCGCCTGGTTCCGCTCAAGCAGGTGTTCTCACGCCTGATGCGCGAGATCCGGAAGCTCCGCGACCAACTCAACAAACAGATCGATGTGCGCATGGAGGGCGAGGAAACGGAGTTGGACAAACTGCTGGTGGAGGAGTTGGTGGACCCGCTCATGCACCTCGTGCGAAACGCCGTGGACCACGGCATCCCTTCGCGGGGCACGGTTTCGCTGAAAGCCTCCCAGATCGGAAACCATGTCGTGGTGGAGGTGGCGGACGACGGATCGGGCATTGATCCGGCGAAGGTCTTGAAGGTGGCTTTGGAGCGCAAGATGCCTCGGGGCTTGGAACTCAAGGCGGAGTTGGACCGGCTGGCGGCCGCGGAGACCGCGAAGGGGCAGGCGCAGGAGAGTGTCTGGAGAAACCTGCTGCAAGACAAGAAGAGCGAGATCTTTTCCTTCCTCTTCGAGCCGGGATTCAGCACCAAGACGGAGGTTTCGACCCTCTCCGGGCGTGGAGTGGGTCTGGATGTGGTCAAGCGGAACATCTCACGCCATTCGGGCATCATCGAGGTCAAGAGCGAGGTGGGACAGGGGTCCACCTTCACCATCACCCTTCCCATCACGCTGGCGATCATCCAGGTGCTTCTGGTGCAGGTCGAGAATCACCAATTTGCGATTTCCCTTTCGTCCGTCCTGGAGACCCGCGAGCTTCCCACCGCGGACATCCGCACGATCGAGCGCAAAGAGGTGATGCAACTGCGGGAGAGGACGCTGCCGCTGGTTCGTGTGCGCTCCTTCCTGGGATTGAACGGGACCGTTCCTGAAAAACAGTTTGTCGTGGTGGTCGGATACGGCGAGAAGGTCATGGGCCTGATTGTGGATGAGCTTCATGGCCAGCAGGACGTGGTCATCAAGTCCCTGGGCCGGCTCCTCCGCGGGATACGCGGCTTTGCCGGCGCCGCCGACCTCGGGTCGAAAACGATTCTCGTTTTGGACGTGGGCCACATCATCTCGACCAGCTACAGGATGTAG
- a CDS encoding chemotaxis protein CheW, which translates to MTDRPISSAMVPGASKGGEDEAPPRAIFTFWLGDEEYGIELAAVKEIVKHKDLTVTRVPTAPPFIPGILSLRGEVIPMLDLKMRLGLGAEAGAESGTGGRIVICEHRGSSFGVIVDRVGGVVHVPESRLEKAPAHIGAAEAEFIERLGKYDAHERRRAGEFVPGEFSQEEAGEQGELEEMKIVAILHVPKIVDFGLEEEGEIDEAGG; encoded by the coding sequence ATGACGGATCGGCCGATCTCAAGCGCGATGGTTCCCGGCGCGTCGAAGGGGGGGGAAGACGAAGCTCCGCCTCGCGCGATCTTCACGTTCTGGCTCGGCGATGAAGAGTACGGAATCGAGCTGGCCGCCGTGAAGGAGATTGTGAAGCACAAGGATCTCACGGTGACGCGCGTGCCGACGGCCCCGCCCTTCATCCCCGGAATTCTCAGTCTCCGCGGTGAAGTGATCCCGATGCTGGATCTCAAGATGCGGCTGGGGCTGGGCGCGGAGGCCGGAGCCGAATCGGGGACCGGCGGCCGCATCGTCATCTGCGAGCACCGGGGAAGTTCGTTCGGTGTCATCGTGGACCGCGTGGGCGGGGTGGTCCACGTGCCGGAGAGCCGCCTGGAGAAGGCCCCGGCACACATTGGCGCGGCGGAAGCCGAGTTCATCGAGCGATTGGGGAAGTACGATGCCCACGAGCGAAGGCGGGCGGGAGAGTTTGTCCCCGGTGAGTTCAGCCAGGAGGAGGCAGGCGAACAAGGCGAGTTGGAGGAAATGAAGATCGTGGCGATTCTTCACGTTCCCAAGATCGTGGATTTCGGGCTGGAGGAGGAGGGGGAGATTGACGAAGCCGGTGGATGA
- a CDS encoding chemotaxis protein CheW — protein sequence MTKPVDEESQYALIRVGSEKYAIDIMRVKEILRPLKVTAVKRTFKFVEGVIDLRGEVIPVVDLRKRLGAGEESDAEVTGGEFESRFSRSRTKAVPGAVRKKERIVVVGWDEGKLGLMVDEASEVFRLPADRIQPPPPSAAGEDPLYAGIVPFAGDLIMVLDLDHLFSKHERGELEASELKE from the coding sequence TTGACGAAGCCGGTGGATGAGGAGAGCCAATACGCCTTGATCCGGGTCGGCTCCGAGAAGTACGCCATCGACATCATGCGCGTCAAGGAGATCCTCCGTCCGCTGAAGGTCACGGCCGTCAAGCGAACGTTCAAGTTCGTGGAGGGCGTCATTGATCTCCGGGGGGAAGTTATTCCGGTGGTGGATCTGCGCAAACGGTTGGGGGCCGGGGAGGAATCCGACGCGGAAGTCACGGGAGGCGAATTCGAGTCGAGATTTTCTCGCTCGCGGACGAAAGCCGTGCCGGGCGCCGTTCGGAAGAAAGAGCGAATCGTGGTGGTGGGATGGGATGAAGGGAAGCTGGGGTTGATGGTGGATGAAGCGAGCGAGGTTTTCCGATTGCCCGCCGACCGCATCCAACCGCCGCCCCCTTCGGCGGCGGGTGAAGATCCGCTCTATGCAGGGATCGTTCCCTTTGCGGGGGACTTGATCATGGTGCTGGATCTCGATCACCTTTTTTCGAAACACGAGCGGGGCGAACTGGAAGCCTCGGAGCTGAAGGAATGA
- a CDS encoding methyl-accepting chemotaxis protein, with amino-acid sequence MMSLSERFLSWRVSRRLMVGGLVTSFASVLLVGIYFYNLFRNVVQQESYLVLGVLSGFPLFVLLYLRMLRPHVRKVTRAAAEARKGAMADPETLQAGRDELLRLPFRAFAAGLSCWTLGGVIVSIFCYVVVGLTVAQTVKAGTACVFGGAIGSLTGLFVVKFLLSPEYQVLAAADGGGEPSLVVSLRSKLLLTFILILTFTIVFTIIHHHTKSEDVLKREIARFAVSELTRRSKLIGYTAEDLAKWSVRAGAGLRREWFVVTGGGTWVAGSDGAKSDVLGLWETRSRTIMGEWIGRAVGRSRPPTDVQMSIELTQGDLATYIPVPGHDLLFGVVIRDNELTPAVHPLLMNYVWILLFCILVSILITVLTYQDIVHPIRRVRSFAATVAAGDFSGQPETISEDETGILVVAMARFTGALEQLDRGLRQVAGEVDSLSGQAERLSREMDQRSEQQSEWIENSEQMGATGLHQIEDLLKASADLQDRIVRSMGRIGGIGAGLDEMRKQGEEFRGGFRELEQLAESLEKHGKNIGQALEWVGSQGDETAAAANEIEISVRSIRENAGETEKLILAIEKAGKRGTDIFGALQKLMEAAGGLSREATEELRMLTVEGDKINRMIQGIEDVAENTNLLSLNAAIIAAHSGEFEREFAVVVEEIKALAQRSTGYAEEIKGIVKNISLKTQRSYEASQEGHHVIDEGIQAALRAQAGFRDILAQNEQSRFVIKRILDASQEQQSSAQRVNEYMVKLNTGFEVITEGARGQADVMLGLGEGVERMKFVEASVARELGGQKGAVQKAALMAPSMTRVVEALRHFGCSQVPSLEEIRDRMGKLREKCRANEAQAEILGQGIREFRSRSMDLLKPAAGDGKGSGS; translated from the coding sequence ATGATGTCCCTGAGTGAACGGTTCTTGTCCTGGAGGGTCTCGCGCCGGCTGATGGTGGGAGGCCTGGTCACGTCGTTCGCCTCGGTCCTCCTGGTGGGAATCTACTTCTACAACTTGTTCCGCAACGTGGTCCAGCAGGAATCCTATCTGGTCCTGGGTGTCCTGTCCGGATTCCCGCTGTTTGTCCTGCTTTACCTGCGGATGCTCCGGCCCCACGTGAGGAAGGTCACCCGGGCGGCGGCGGAGGCGCGAAAAGGGGCGATGGCCGACCCGGAGACGCTGCAGGCCGGCCGCGATGAACTCCTCCGCCTCCCGTTCCGTGCATTTGCAGCGGGGCTGTCCTGCTGGACGCTGGGCGGCGTGATCGTGTCGATCTTCTGCTATGTCGTGGTCGGCCTGACCGTTGCCCAGACGGTCAAGGCCGGAACGGCATGCGTTTTCGGCGGCGCCATCGGCTCGCTGACCGGACTCTTTGTGGTGAAATTCCTGCTGTCACCGGAGTACCAGGTCTTGGCGGCCGCGGACGGGGGAGGCGAACCGTCTCTGGTGGTATCCCTTCGGAGCAAACTTCTCCTGACCTTCATTCTCATCCTCACGTTCACGATCGTCTTCACCATTATCCACCATCACACCAAGTCCGAGGACGTTCTGAAGCGCGAGATCGCGCGGTTCGCGGTCTCCGAATTGACCCGCCGATCGAAACTGATCGGATACACGGCCGAGGACCTGGCGAAGTGGTCGGTCCGGGCAGGGGCCGGGCTCCGGCGGGAATGGTTTGTCGTGACGGGAGGAGGAACGTGGGTGGCCGGTTCGGACGGCGCAAAATCGGATGTCCTGGGACTTTGGGAAACGAGGTCGAGAACCATCATGGGCGAGTGGATCGGCCGGGCCGTGGGTCGCTCCCGTCCGCCGACCGACGTCCAGATGTCCATCGAACTGACCCAGGGGGACTTGGCCACCTACATTCCCGTGCCGGGCCATGACCTCCTGTTCGGCGTGGTCATACGGGACAACGAGCTGACGCCCGCGGTGCATCCCCTGCTCATGAACTACGTCTGGATCCTTCTCTTCTGCATTCTTGTTTCGATCCTCATCACCGTCCTCACCTACCAGGATATCGTCCACCCGATCCGGCGCGTGCGAAGCTTCGCGGCAACCGTGGCGGCGGGCGATTTTTCCGGCCAGCCTGAAACGATCTCGGAGGACGAAACGGGAATCCTGGTCGTGGCGATGGCGCGGTTCACGGGAGCCTTGGAGCAACTGGATCGGGGATTGCGGCAGGTTGCCGGTGAGGTTGATTCTCTCTCCGGTCAGGCGGAACGCCTGTCGCGGGAGATGGATCAACGAAGCGAGCAGCAGTCGGAGTGGATCGAGAACTCGGAGCAGATGGGCGCCACCGGCCTCCACCAAATCGAGGATCTGTTGAAAGCTTCGGCGGATCTCCAGGATCGGATCGTGCGGTCGATGGGGCGGATCGGAGGGATCGGCGCCGGTCTGGATGAGATGCGGAAACAAGGGGAGGAGTTCCGCGGCGGTTTCCGCGAGCTGGAACAACTGGCCGAATCGCTCGAGAAACATGGCAAGAATATCGGGCAGGCCCTGGAATGGGTGGGATCGCAGGGCGACGAAACCGCGGCGGCTGCGAATGAGATTGAAATCTCCGTCAGAAGCATCCGGGAGAACGCCGGGGAAACCGAGAAGCTGATCCTGGCCATCGAGAAGGCGGGGAAGAGGGGGACCGATATCTTCGGGGCCCTTCAGAAGCTGATGGAGGCGGCGGGAGGATTGTCACGCGAGGCGACGGAAGAACTCCGCATGCTTACGGTGGAAGGCGACAAGATCAACCGGATGATCCAGGGTATCGAGGATGTGGCCGAGAACACCAACCTCCTGTCCCTGAACGCGGCGATCATTGCGGCCCACTCGGGCGAGTTCGAGCGGGAGTTCGCCGTGGTGGTGGAGGAGATCAAGGCCCTGGCCCAGCGGTCCACCGGCTACGCCGAGGAGATCAAGGGCATCGTCAAGAACATTTCCCTGAAAACCCAACGGAGTTACGAGGCATCTCAGGAGGGCCACCATGTCATTGACGAAGGGATTCAAGCCGCATTGCGGGCGCAGGCCGGATTCCGTGATATTCTGGCGCAGAATGAGCAGAGCCGATTCGTCATCAAGCGCATCCTCGACGCCAGCCAAGAGCAGCAATCTTCAGCCCAGAGGGTCAACGAGTACATGGTGAAGTTGAATACCGGTTTTGAGGTGATCACCGAAGGGGCTCGTGGACAGGCGGACGTCATGTTGGGGCTGGGAGAGGGTGTGGAGAGGATGAAGTTCGTTGAGGCCTCCGTGGCCAGGGAGCTGGGGGGCCAGAAGGGCGCCGTGCAGAAGGCGGCTCTGATGGCGCCGTCGATGACCCGCGTGGTGGAGGCCCTCCGCCATTTCGGATGTTCGCAGGTGCCCAGCCTCGAAGAGATCCGCGACCGGATGGGTAAATTGAGAGAAAAGTGCCGGGCGAACGAGGCGCAGGCCGAGATTCTTGGCCAGGGCATTCGGGAATTCCGAAGCCGCTCGATGGATCTGTTGAAACCGGCGGCAGGTGACGGTAAAGGAAGTGGGTCATGA
- a CDS encoding HAMP domain-containing protein, with product MKQRGGIRAKVFTALGVLWIITLASLLASLKYFESIYERVLVEKANIVGLNLRSDINEMLSLGLSIGELEGLQKDVGDLVFKGLGHGKGTTVLRTNLAYVFITDPTAKVLYHSHVSEIGKTFTDPFTLRTISARESLTGHSMFQGHEVLDISIPIVSDQVGEGILGVVRLGIPEDEINKQTRPLWMITIALLATVGLAAFFLMWFLSRSLIMPLTHLIRNVLNVAEGDLSEEITIQTRDELGHLSTSFNSMVQRLNFMFQQIKGAAKKVYDASDTITNYSRQVNEGSQLQKESVVETSTHIDFMKKSVTDVVDKVNSLSDSLTRTSSVLLEMQAGVEEIGDSADHLLGYVEETSSSVVQMSAATKQIYESSSQLSRMAEDTASSMQEMAVSIREVQQQATETSEMADQMAERANLGREQVQSSIRGIKQIETASQEASHVMVTLRERTEEIGKVVKVISDVAERTNLLALNAAIISAQAGEYGREFRVVADEIKALADLTSQKTKEISGIITTVQDESERAKNSVGAIVSYVNEGVRRAQMSGEALERLLESIKKTRERMMFIVNATKEQSLSSRKVNEAANETYSMTQAIVTSTKEHVATGEHIKKATEEMREKMMQVRESIQGHIKSAGLIMETFSAVKTLFDEITRAVREQVTGGERITREISKIQAISARHGETVDKLQNLVNVLMEQARLLEEGVGRFKTR from the coding sequence ATGAAACAACGAGGCGGGATCCGCGCAAAAGTGTTCACCGCCCTTGGGGTGCTGTGGATCATCACTCTGGCGAGTCTCCTCGCCAGCCTCAAGTACTTCGAAAGCATCTACGAGCGCGTCCTCGTGGAAAAAGCGAACATTGTGGGCTTGAACCTCCGGAGCGATATCAATGAAATGCTCTCCCTGGGCCTCTCCATCGGGGAGCTCGAAGGGCTTCAGAAAGACGTGGGTGATCTCGTGTTCAAAGGCTTGGGCCATGGCAAAGGGACGACGGTCCTGCGAACGAACCTCGCCTATGTTTTCATCACCGATCCTACCGCAAAGGTCCTTTACCACAGCCATGTCTCCGAAATCGGCAAGACGTTTACAGATCCCTTCACACTCCGCACGATTTCGGCACGGGAAAGCCTGACCGGCCACTCCATGTTCCAGGGGCACGAGGTCCTGGACATTTCCATCCCGATTGTGAGCGATCAGGTGGGCGAGGGCATTCTGGGGGTCGTTCGACTGGGCATTCCAGAGGATGAAATCAACAAACAGACGCGTCCGCTGTGGATGATTACGATCGCCCTCCTGGCCACCGTCGGCCTTGCGGCCTTTTTCCTGATGTGGTTTCTTTCACGCTCGTTGATCATGCCGCTCACGCATCTGATTCGGAACGTCCTGAACGTGGCGGAAGGGGATTTGTCTGAGGAGATCACGATCCAGACGCGGGACGAACTCGGCCACCTGTCCACCAGCTTCAACAGCATGGTCCAGCGGCTCAATTTCATGTTTCAGCAGATCAAGGGAGCGGCGAAGAAGGTGTACGATGCCTCCGATACGATCACAAACTACTCCCGGCAGGTGAACGAGGGTTCGCAGCTTCAGAAGGAATCGGTCGTGGAAACGTCCACCCATATCGATTTCATGAAAAAGAGCGTTACCGATGTGGTGGACAAGGTGAACAGCCTGAGCGACAGCCTCACGCGAACGTCGTCCGTTCTGCTGGAGATGCAGGCGGGGGTGGAGGAAATCGGCGATTCCGCGGATCACCTCCTGGGATACGTCGAGGAGACGTCGTCCTCCGTGGTGCAAATGTCGGCGGCCACCAAGCAGATATACGAGAGCTCGTCTCAACTCTCCAGGATGGCGGAGGACACGGCCTCCTCCATGCAGGAAATGGCGGTGTCGATCCGCGAAGTGCAGCAGCAGGCCACGGAGACCAGCGAGATGGCGGACCAGATGGCGGAACGCGCGAACCTGGGGCGCGAGCAGGTGCAGTCGTCGATACGTGGAATCAAGCAGATTGAAACCGCGTCTCAAGAGGCCAGCCACGTGATGGTGACACTCCGGGAGCGAACGGAGGAGATCGGGAAGGTGGTGAAGGTCATTTCCGACGTGGCGGAGCGGACGAACCTTCTGGCCCTCAACGCGGCGATCATTTCGGCCCAAGCCGGCGAATATGGACGGGAGTTTCGTGTGGTTGCCGATGAGATCAAGGCGCTGGCCGATTTGACCTCCCAGAAGACCAAGGAGATCAGCGGGATCATCACCACCGTGCAGGACGAGAGTGAGAGGGCGAAGAACTCTGTGGGCGCCATCGTGAGTTATGTGAATGAGGGTGTGAGGCGGGCGCAGATGTCCGGGGAGGCGCTCGAGCGGCTCCTCGAAAGCATCAAGAAGACGCGTGAGCGGATGATGTTCATTGTGAATGCGACCAAGGAGCAGAGCCTGTCCAGCCGGAAGGTGAACGAGGCCGCGAACGAGACTTACAGCATGACCCAGGCCATCGTGACCTCCACCAAGGAGCACGTGGCCACCGGCGAGCACATCAAGAAAGCCACGGAGGAGATGCGGGAGAAGATGATGCAGGTGCGCGAGTCGATCCAGGGGCACATCAAGTCGGCGGGCCTGATCATGGAAACCTTCAGCGCCGTGAAGACCCTGTTCGACGAAATCACCCGGGCTGTCCGTGAGCAAGTAACGGGGGGTGAGCGGATCACACGGGAGATCAGCAAGATTCAGGCGATCAGCGCGCGCCACGGCGAAACCGTGGACAAGCTCCAGAACCTGGTGAACGTGTTGATGGAGCAGGCCAGGCTGCTCGAAGAAGGAGTCGGCCGTTTCAAGACGAGATAG
- a CDS encoding CDGSH iron-sulfur domain-containing protein yields the protein MNDDKPQIAQKAPCVVTLEPGKKYWWCRCGRSQKQPFCDGSHKATSFKPVPFEVSENKTYYLCGCKHTGTQPYCNGSHKTLA from the coding sequence ATGAATGATGACAAACCGCAGATTGCTCAGAAAGCGCCGTGCGTCGTGACGCTCGAGCCGGGAAAGAAATATTGGTGGTGCCGTTGCGGTCGATCTCAGAAACAACCCTTTTGCGATGGATCGCACAAAGCCACGAGCTTCAAACCGGTGCCCTTCGAGGTTTCGGAGAACAAGACCTACTACCTTTGTGGGTGCAAACACACCGGGACCCAGCCCTATTGCAACGGATCGCACAAGACGCTTGCCTGA